The Osmia lignaria lignaria isolate PbOS001 chromosome 3, iyOsmLign1, whole genome shotgun sequence genome includes the window CACGGGAATTTTTATTTCCCTCATTAACCCTTCAACAACGGAGTCCGAGTGAATCGAAactcaaatttaaaaaacatgTACGATGATTagaattagggctctctccatggtccgccgtcagaCGGTTGTTAATAAATTGGCCTTCAGtgaaataatttgtaaatatataacCCTGATGATATAAAGATCTAAAATAAGATTGAATACTTAATACTTAATGACCAATCGATGACATGTAACATCTAAATTAATTACTAGGATTTACAGACTCTAGTAGAGATAACGTCACATTATAAAAACACATTAtgttaaaatatgaaaagaCTACGAGACGTCAATGACTGTGAATGTGTTAACAAACGATGAATGgacttctctacaaataagtcaAACTGGTACGTCGGGTTTGCGTAACAGACTACCATACAGGAAACGAGCTGAAGATCCTCTAAATAGTTACAACATCGTTCGAAATGAATTAAATATCATCAGTGAACTCGTATATTACCCGTGTTGTTCGAATTCTAAAATCGAATTATCATTTGCGGCAAACGTATTAACGGAGCACTTCGTTTGACACAACGAGGTTCGGAATGATTTCATCTTGTTTTTCACGGTTGCCACGAAGGATTCCATGGTGGTTGCGGTGGAGGTTAACCACGACCTTGGTAGACACGTAGTGCAGAATTTCGTGCACGCGATACGCGTTGCAGAGCAGAGAAACCAGCTGCTCATCGGAGCGTGTGCGGTTGATGGTAATGAACTTTCGCGAGGCAAGGCCGTCGGGGATGATTTCATAACCCGCGCGCAATGCCTTTGCACTCGCTCGACTCAATCTCTCCTCTTCCCTCCGACTGGTATCTGAATTATTTCTCCTTTTCTCTCAAGTAGCTGTCGCGTGGAGTACATTCGGTACGGAGAAGGAGGATCGGTAATTGAAAAGCAACCGAGGTAAAGAGCGAGCAAGAGTCGGATAATCGGAGAACATTGACTTACATAATGACTCGTTGCCAGTCTTCGAGATGAATAAGATCTGACCTCGATTACCGCTCGTGCGAATACATGAATTTTTACCCGTTCCTCGAGGCGAGATCGCGATTATTGTTGAACACGATAAGCCTGCAAAGGCCGGTCGTTTGTCCTTGGTTAATTACGAGAACGACGGAGTTCCGTGATTAAACCACCTGTTCGCTACGAAATCACCGGAACTTTCCTCCCTCGATAAAAGCGCGCAACTGAAACGTACGGGACACATTGTTCTTAGAGATTCTTTGTCGCATCGATAACAATCCCGTTAATTGATCGTTCATCGATTGTCTTTGGATCCACGAGGAGATAATGAACTATTCCCCTTCAACGATTCGTAGACGGGTAAAACAGTGATTCCTCGCACCTGTAGCGTTCTGCTGGAAATCTAGTTGTCGTAAATTTCTCGGGACTCCTTATCCCCTCGTTGAACGAATACAAAGCGAAGGTAATCCGCGATTGTAATCACGCGTGATACGCTGACACCTGGATGAAGCGTCGTTGGTCAGGGGACGGTTAGCGAAGCTAGCCGAACAGCGGCAATAATTTAGCACAGGCACCGTGGAAGACAAGAATCGTCTCGGTGGAGCAATGTACACACGTACGTGATGGGCCCCGTGTAACGTGGAGGCACGCGGCTGGGAGCCGTTCGTGGGACTCGCGAGAGAGACGCGATGGCCCTTCCATTCACGGACCTCGGTGTGCCTTCCCAGTACAATTCAATTCGCTGGAAACCGCCTGCACGCTCCGCGCCGTGGAATGCTGATTCTCGAATATGCCTTGGCTCGCCTGCGACACGCACGCATGGAAACGAATGTCCGTGCTGGACGGGAGCACCTTGCGGAAACGCACGCGCCGCGCATTTCAACCTCGCGCCTTCGAGTCGCGGATCGACTTCCGATCGAGCTGACTACTCGGTTCCCACCGTTTTCCCACCTCTACCACGAACGCGTGCTTCTCAACACTTCCTATTCTTAGCCGGCTCGGTTCTCGTCATCGATTTCCCTCGTCAATGCATTTATAATTAACCCCTGATTATTTTACTAAATTCCCAAGTGTATTAAATTCAAATCAGAGATCTTCTATCTCGTTCCTTTTCAAAATAAGTAAGGATGCTCGAAAGTTTTCgagagtaaagaaaaaaaacgcGACTCGAGGAAGTCGACTTAGCATAAAACCCAGAAAAACGTTCGTAACCCATCTTCGCATGTAATAAATCTGCCAGCTCGGTACATTCAATGAAAGGGTTATAGTGGACATTCGCAAACCTTTGCCTCGCATTGCACGTATCCGCGTACGGCTACGTTTTGTGCATTTCAAGGAGTTCCTGGACGGTTTttcaaaggagaaaaaaaaaaaaaaaagagtaccgCCGGTAAGACTTTCGAAAAGAGGACACAATGTATCGTTTGGGAATTCGTACAGCCCTTCGTGGATTCCATAAATTCACGGTTACCGGGATTGTCGTTCGTATTCTTCTGGCATCCTCGAGAGGCGCTCCGTACGCGATAACGAAAACGCGTGTCGAGGAGAAAGAGCAGAGAAGAGCCTATCGGGGTAAGAACGAAGGGTGGCGCGTCGTTTTTCACGAACAATCGAACGCTCGAGTCAGACGCGGCGCGCATGGCGGCACTTGAATTGCCGAAAGAAATTGCGAAAACACCGGGCGTAAGATGAGACTCCGAGGGATCCGTACGGATTGCAATGCGCGAAAGAGTTCACGGATACGCGTTACTGCCTCGGATGTGTCAACGAAACGGCCGAAAGAAAAGCGACGAGAGAAACAGAAAGGGAGAGCGAGCGCACAGAGTTCTGTGTATTCCATGTGCACTCGCCATACAATTCGTTCGGCTAGGGGCCTAGGGTGTTAACGAGAATTCGCCCACGCACGTTCGCGCCATATGACGCTTTGACTCACTTCGTTGTTAAGCCTCGGTTCACCCTCCGGACAAACGCATCCCGCCGGTAATTACTATGATAAACTGCACGCACCGGAGACACGACTCGTCTCCCTGCGAATTTCATGGGAAATGGAGTCTACCAAGATTATTTGCCGTCGCATTCTGCGGCGTTCCACGGTCTGACTCCTAATCCTAGATTACCTAATAACGTACATCTAATTTCAACCTggcaaattgaaaaatgataaattttccaaataaaaatgagaaaagcACGAGACGAAGTTAACGGAATGGTTATCGTTTCTGTTACAGCGCCCGTATACGACGAGTATACCACACAAGTAGCAGAATACGATGGAGGTACGTACAGTGTAGTGACTTTTATTACCCCTAATCAATGTACGAGCACGGGACACCGACGTGACGTTAATTGTATCGCAGCCAAACAGACGATGGCACGTGCCGTTTCAACGATTCTTACACGACGTCGCTTTCAATCGATCCTTTCGATGAATATTAAGAGTGTCCGACATTATTCGATCCTCGTGTCGCGTGTACACCGTTTTGCGAACGCTTCTCCTCCTTAGATTGCACCGCGTCGCACCGAATCGTAAATCGAAAGTAAATCTTAAATTTACCAGTCCTTAGGTTAGATAAGTGATACATCTTAATTATGAATATCTAATTATTTGATACCTTGTGCAACAGCCACAGCCGGATGCTATTACAATTACCAGCACTACAACGAGGGTGACCGAATAATCACGAACGAGCCATGTCTGAACTGCACCTGTCACAACCGGATGCTGATGTGCTATCTGAGAGTCTGCCCGTTCACGAAGGCGATCGGCCAGGACTGTACCGTTGAGAAACGTCCGGATCAATGCTGTCCCGTGATTACCTGTCCGGAAGTACCGGTGCAGTTACTCACCTCGACCACTAACGCACCGGCGATGCCCGGTTCCACTGCCCTCGGCTTCCACGATAACTATGGCTGCAACGTTAACGAGAGATTCTTCGCGGACGGTGCCCAATTGCCCGTCGATCCACAGAATCCTTGCGAGTTGTGCTATTGCATCAGGAACAGGACCACTTGCGTGATGCAGGAGTGCACACTCCGCGTGGCTGGATGCAGGCCAGTCTATCAACCCGGCGTATGTTGTCCGGTCAAATACAATTGCGGTGAGTTGATCTGAAACATTATTCAATAATGTTATTTAATGAAAGTATTTGGGTTAATCGATTGAAAATCTTCAACAGAATACGACGAGGAACTTTCAACGACGGTTGAACCGACGCCTGGCCTGATAATGACAACCACGATGGCTCCTGGAGCGACGCCGCAGTGCTATCACGAAGGAAAGATTTACGAGGACGGTGATTTGATTTACTCGACGCAACCTTGTCAACATTGCTACTGTTTCCGCGGTGACATCGCGTGCGCGGTCCAAGACTGCGGAACGCCCATGAAGACCCACGGAAAGAACTGCACCGCTGTGCCGCCGCCCGAAGGGGAATGTTGCCCGACGACCTACGAGTGTGGTAAGAACAACATAATTATGTTATACAggtaatgaaatttcttttacgCGTGTCGCTACATAACCTGAATTATTGCACAGAAGATGACGGACATGGTGGTGTCGTGATGCTACCAAAAGAAGAGGAAGTGTCTACCGAGGAGCACATCCTGGAGACCACAGCATCGACCGTAATGGAAGCCGAGAAGGAGGCCGCGGAACCTGAAACGACCGAAGAATCCTTCCCAGGTTCTGACAACGTTATTCCCGAGGATCACAAAGCAGCAAGCAGCACCCAGGAACCTGCCGAAGCTTCATCCGCTGCCACTGAAGAACCTAAGAAGGAGGAACTTCCAACAGAAGAAAGCGCTACTCCAGAGTCTACAACGGCGCAGCAAGAAGTTTCGAAAGAATACACGACCGAGAGCGTTGTTTCTCCTACGGAACCGGCAGTCAAGCTGACGGAACCATCTCAGGAAGCTGAAACTGAAGCAACCGAGGCACCAGCCGTTGAAGAAAAGGGTGAAGAAGTGACTAAAATAGCGGAAGAAGAAGCTACTCGAGCAGCCACTGAACCGTCGATCGCTCCGGAAGTACCGGAGTCGTCTTCACCGAAATCAGAGGTTCAACCTGAGGAAGCAACTACGATGAAGGAAGAGAAGGAACCTAAACCGATTACCGAAGAAGCGATGCCGGAAGAGGGACAAACCGAGGTCACGCCAGAGAAAGAAGAACAGCCTGAACTGCCAAGTACCGAGAAACCGGAAGAAGAAACGAAGGTAACCGAAGAAGGTGTACCTAGTTTGGAGCACGAACCAAGCGCGACTGAAGCTACCTTGACCAAAGAAGAGCAACCAACTGAAAGAGCTGAGAAATCTACAGAAGCGCCAGAGCTTCCGAGCGAGGAAAAAGAGACGTCGCCAGTTGCTGAAGCTGAAGTAACTACGGCTAAGGGTTTGGTCGAAGAACAAACGACTGAAGCGGCTAAAGAAGCGGAAACGCCTTCGCTCGTTTCAGAACCGGAACAGAAGGTAACGACGGTAGCTTCAGttgaagaagaaacagaaaaggCTGCGACACCTGAGGAAGTATCTTCTGAGAAACCTGCTCAGGAAATTCCAAGCACTGAACAAGCTCCGGttgaagagaaaggaaaagagaaaccaTTAGAAGTTAGCCCAGAAGAGCAACAACCAACGGAAGCTGGTGTTCTTCCCGAAGAACAAGGAACTACCGAGGCTGCGGTTGAACGGAAACCAGAAATGCCGGAACACAAAGCTCCTGAAGAAATGCCTGCATTGGCTCCCAAGAAAGAGGACTCGCTTATTCCTGAAGAAGAACTCATGCCCGCTATGACAGAGAAGCCTCCCGTTGAAGAGGAAGAACTCCCTGAGATTCCGGAGCAAGGACCTCCTGGTATTCCTGTGACCGAGCGTGTGCACGAGAGCAAAGCTGAGGACCAGGAAGCGGTCACTGAAGTTCACGTGACCCAAGGTTACGTCGACATGAAACCACCAGAATTCCATGTGCCAGGAAGTCTTGTTACTGAAGCACCTGAGAAAGCACCAACGACATACCTTCCTCCAGTAGCGGAAACAACAGCAGCTCCAAAGCAACAAGAGACAACGCCTAGCGAAGAAGAAGGAATTGATGTAAGGATACCAGAAGAGCCTTCCGCTACTGAAGCCTCGGTGCCtgaagaacaagaaaaaacagAGGGTGCTCCAGCGATGACCGAAGCTCCTCAGGTTCCAGGTGAACAGAAAGAAACGACGGAAGTTGCTCCTCAAGGTACCGAAATTACTCCTGGTGAAGAGATCTCAACATCGACGCAACAGGCTCCACAGGAACAAACTGAACAAACGGAGAAACCAGGTGTACCGGAAGAAAGTACTGAAGTTTCATCGTCCGAAGTTCCACCGTCGAAGGAAATTGCAGAAGAGTTGCCAACGAAAGGACTCACCATTCAAGAATCTGGAGAAACCTCTTCCGAGGAAGTCAGTGATTTCAGCGAAGAAGTAACTCCTACTAAAGGTAAACCAGCTGAGGAAGAACCCGAGAAACATGCATCTGAAGCACCTGCACCGGAACATCCAACGGAGCAGCCAGCTGTTGAAGAACAGACGGTAGAAACTGAGAAAGCAGTTACCGAAGGCGCTGTCCCCTCGACGGAAATTCCACGTGTTGAAGAAGCATCCACGGAAGTCAGTGAAGTTCCAGAAGAGAAACCTGTAACAGAAAAGGAACCGGTTagcgaagaagagaaagaaattacAGCTGGTCCAGAAGAAAAGCCTGCTACTGAAGCAGCCGAAGAACAGGTGACTGAGAAACCAAGTGTGGAAGAAACTCCAGTCACAGCTAAGGTACCTGAAGCTGAGGAAGCAAGTACAGCACAAGTTCCAGTAGCTGAAGAAGGTGAAGTAAGCGAGAAGCCTGTTGTGGAAGAAGTTCCAAAAGAGGCAACTACACCGGAAGCTGAAACTTCTGCAGCACCTGAGGAACCAACTGAAGGTGAGAGACCAACAGAACGCACAACGGTTGAGGTTTATCCAACAGTGACTGTAGAAGAAGAGCAGAAGACAGAGAAACCAGAATCCACGGAACGACCCGCTGTTGAACAGACTGAAGGTCCAGTGACCAAAGAATCATCCACTGAAGCAGCACCGGAAGAACAAAAGACGGAAGAGCCTACAGGTGTGAAGGAGGAAGCTCCAACCGAAGGACCAATGGCTGAAGTACCATCGACTGAGGAAACAATTACCAAAGCAGAAAAGGAAGAAACTGAAGTTCCGGTTAAGGAACATACACCAACTCCTGGTCCCATTTCTGAACGTAAAGAGGACGAAGGAATAACGGAGAAGCAGCCTGAAGAACGACCAGAGGGAATGGAAGGCGTTCAGAGGCCATCTCTTGAAGAAGAGAAGCCTACTGAAAAGCCAATGGAAGAGGAAGGAACATCTGCAATGCCTGCTTCTGAAGAGCATGTAACTGAAGAGCCTATTGAAGAAGGAAAGCCTGAAGAGAAAGAACCAAGTGAAGGACCTgctgaagaagaaaaggaaactgAAAGTCCTGTTGAAGAGCAGAAACCTGCAGAGGAAGGACAGTCAACTGAGGCACCAGCTGAAGAAGAGAAACCTGTAGAGGAAGGAAAGTCAACCGAGGCACCAGCTGAAGAAGAGAAACCTGTAGAGGAAGGAAAGTCAACCGAGGCACCAGCTGAAGAAGAGAAACCTGTAGAGGAAGGAAAGTCAACCGAGGCACCAGCTGAAGAAGAAAAACCTGTAGAGGAAGGAAAGTCAACCGAGGCACCACCTGAAGAAGAAAAACCTGTAGAGGAAGGAAAGTCAACCGAGGCACCAGCTGAAGAAGAGAAACCTGTAGAGGAAGGAAAGACAACCGAGGCACCAGCTGAAGAAGAGAAACCTGTAGAAGAAGGAAAGTCAACCGAGGCACCAGCTGAAGAAGAGAAACCTGTAGAGGAAGGAAAATCAACCGAGGCACCAGCTGAAGAAGAGAAACCTGTAGAGGAAGGAAAGTCAACCGAGGCACCAGCTGAAGAAGAGAAACCTGCAGAGGAAGGAAAATCAACCGAGGCACCAGCTGAAGAAGAGAAGCCAGTGGAAAAAGAGAAACCAACTGAGGAAGAACctattgagaaagaaaaacctGTAAAAGAGGAGAAACCAACTGAAGCTCCTGCAATAGAAGAAAAGCCCAGTGGAGAAGAGAGGCCAACTGAGGGTCCTACTGAAGAAGAAAAACCAAGTGAGAAACCCATGGAAGAAGGAAAACCTACTGAAGAACCTGCTGAGGAGGAAAAACCTACTGAAGGAGTTGTTGAGGAACAAAAACCAGCTGAAAAGGCTATGGAGGAAGGAAAACCTACTGAAGAAGAAAAACCAATTGAAGCAACTGTTGCAGAGGAAAAGCCTAAGGAAGAAAAACCCACTGAAGAAGAGAAGCCTGTGGAAGAAGTAACTGGAAAACCTGCAGAGGAAGAGAAGCCAACCGAAGAAGGAGTTCctgaagaggaagaacaaactCAGGTACCTGCTGAAGGAGAGAAACCTTCAGCGGAAGAGAAACCAACTGAAAGGCCAAGCGAGGAACAAACACCGACAGAAGGACTTGCTGAAGAACAGAAGCCAACTGAAAAATCTGTGGAAGAAGAGAAACCAAGTGAAGCGACACCTCCTCAGGAAATTGTACCAGTATCTGTAGAAGTTCCAACAGAAGGTCCAGTGACTGAAGAGAAACCATCCGAAGGTCCAGTGGCTGAAGAGAAACCAACCGAAGGTGCTGAGGAGAAACCAACCGAAGGTGCTGAAGAGAAACCATCCGAAGGTGCTGAAGCTGTACCCACAGAAACTCCCAGTGCAGGAGAAGCTACTAGTACACCCGTTCCTAAGGAACAACCTGAATTGCCAACAGAAGTTCCAAAAGAGGTACCCGAAGTTTCAACGATCGGTGCTGAAGAAGGAGTCTCGCCAACGGAAGAAGCTCAAACGGAGGGTGGTGTGCCACAAGAAAAATCGACCGAAGCTCCTGCAATCCCTGAAGAACCCACAACAGTGCCTAAATTAGTTCCAGAACAACCTGCCGAAGAAGAGAAGGTACCCGAAGAAGTTACTGAAAAACCAGAACTCCCAGCTGAAGTATCATCGACACCAACAGTTCCAAGCGAAGAAACCACTGAACAAGAAGTTAAACTGCCCGAAGTAGGTGTCAGCTCTGAAGCACCTGAAGTATCATCCGCTCAGCCTGAAGTCTCCGAAACCACAGCACTTCCTCAAGAAACAAGATTACCGGAAGAAGAACAGAAAGTCTCGCCTCCTGAAGAGGTAGCAACGAAAGTGACCGTACCGACTGAGGAAGCTACGCAAACTCCTCAGGAAAAGGAAACAGAAGCTCCATCTGTAGAGGAGAAGATAGCCGAACCATCGACTGAGAAACCGACCAAGGAGGAAGGTCAACCAGAAACTACGCCACATGCGGAGATACCGAAGGTAACGACCGAACAAGTTGTCGAACAGACAACCACAGCTGAAGTTGAACAGGAAACGACGTCAGAGTATCCGGTTCACGTACCAGCAGCGATTCCAGGAGAAGGCAACTGTCTGGTCGAAGGACAATCTTACAGCAATAATTCTGCTGTGCCTCCTGCTAATGCCTGTCAACTCCGTTGTCAGTGCGTCAGCAGCATCATTCAATGCGACCTTGTTAAGTGTCCACCGCCACCTTCTCATCTGTCCAACTGCATGCCCGTGTACGCGGGCAAAGACGCCTGCTGCCCTATGTACAGCTGCGACTCGACGCCTACGGCGGGTCTGGAATCTGGCAATCATATGATCGAACCAGAAGAAAAGGAGCAGAAGACTGTGTCACCTTCGGTCAGCGAACCTACAACGGAACCTGCCGAAGGCGTTAAGGAACCATCGACGAGCCCAGCACCTGAAGCGCCCACACCCAGCGAAGAAACTGTTGCGCCTAGTTTGACCGAGGAGCCGCAAACGACGCCTAAATCCGCCGAGCCTGAACACGTACAAACCACTCCCGTCGGAGAAACTGCCAAAGAAGCTGAAGAGCACACCACGCTTAGTCCAGTGTCTCCGGGGCAGGTAGAGTCTTCTAGTCAAATTCCTGCAGAGGAGACGAAAGAACCTTCGGAAGTGCCAAGTACACCGGAGAAGGCTGAAGAAGAGCAGGTAACGAAGATTCCATCTACCGAACGACCAGTCGAAGCTCCTGAAGAACAGCCATCGAGTCCAGCTGCTGGTGAAGAACAGACGATCGTAACAACGGAAGCCGGTGAGAAAGAACAAACTACCTCTGAAATTGAAAAGGAACTTGAAGCTTCTACCATGAAACCAACGAGCGAACAGCCGTCCGAAGGACAGAAACCTGAAGAAGAGCAGCAACAAGCAACAGTTTCCCCTGTGGTTCCGGAAGAAGGTGTTACCAAGGCAGCCGAAGTTCCAAGTTCATCCATGGCACCAGAACTTACTTCAGAAGGCCAACCACCGTCGGTTACCGAAGGTCAGAAACCATTGGAAGAAGGAAGTACCGTAGAATCAGTTACTCAGcctgaagaagagaaagaaaaggaaccaaCGCCGATTGAAGAAGAACCACCTGTTCAACCTGAACAGCCGACAACAGAGGGTGGACTATCGACTGCTGGTCAACCAAGTGAAGCGGAAACTGAAAGACCATCCTCTCCTGCTGAAGTAGAAACATCTACTCCAGAGCAAAAGGTCACAGAAGGTGAAGAACAGGAAGTCACCCCTGTAGAACAAGAAACTGTTAAACCTTCGTCTGCAGAAGGTGAAATTCCCACTGAACCAACGGTAAAAGAAGCCTCTACGTTAGCTCCAGTGTCTCTTTCTGAAGAAGTAACTGTTCCGGAAGTAACTAAGGAAGAACCAACTGGTACCGAAGGAGCCACAGAAGAAACTGTGACAGAAACCAGCAAAGAAGCGGAAACAACCAAGAAACCACTTCCTGAGGAAGAACAAGGCGTGATAACTGAAACTGAGCAACCCCCGGTACCTACGGTCGAAGCTGAAGAACAAACCAAAGAAACTCCTGCACCCGAGGGCATGGTTAAGGCGACCACGGAAGCTGCTGAAGACCACACCGAGCTTCCTGAAGAACCTGAAAAATTACCCGAGATACCAAGTTCTAGCGAAGCTGCTGAGGCTGGTACTGAACAACCATCGGTGTCCATCGAACCTGAAGTAACACCAGAAAAGGAAGGAGTTACAGAAGAGCAGCAAGTTACTGAAAAGGTACATGAAGAAGGTGCACAACCCGCTGTGTCTGAAGAGAAGCAACCAGAAGTTACTCCATCTGCGGAGGAACAAACTCCCGAAGCAGTTTCACCTGCTGAAGAAGCAACACCGTCTGTAGTTTCTGAAGGAGTTACTGAAGGAGTACCTGAAATAACCACTCCGAAAGCAGTGTCTGAATCTACATTACCTGAAGAACAAACTGAACCTGCAGTGGAGAAGCAAACGGTACCTGTTGAAACGACCGAAGAAGCAGTCACGGAAGGAGTTAAGGAAGTAGAACCTACAGAACCAGAACAGCCTGTACGACCGGAAGAGCAACCGACGACTGAAAAAGTACCAAGTGCTCCAGTCGAAGGTGAAGTACCTGCAACTACAACATCACCTAAACTCCAAGTTCCGGAACATGCGacggagaaagaggaagaggtcACAGAAGCCCTCGATGTCAGGACAGGAACGGAACCGTCAACTGAACAGGAAACTGCTGCGCCAGTAGTTGTTGAAACTCCCGAAGAACCGAAACCTGAAGAGGGAACTCAAAAACCAAGCGTAGAAGAGGGTACGTCTGTAGAACCGACCAAGATGCCATTATCTGAAGCCGAAGAACATCTTAGTTCAACCGCTTCACCAACGGTACTCGGCTCCACGCCAGTTCCTGACTTCGTTTTCCCCGAAGATGGAATCGAGGAACATAAACCCGTAACAGAAGGTGTACCTGAAGAGAAAGCAACAACGGTGCCAAGCGAGATGAGTCCAATTCCCGAGGAACAACCATCTGTTACCGAGAAGGAACCAGAAGAACCTGTACCAGAAGTAACGCAACAGACAGAAGCACCTTCAATGGAAGAGGAAACAGGAAAACCAccagcagaagaagaaaagggagaACCTGAAGCTCAAACAACCCCGGCAGTGGAGACTGAAAAGACGACTGAACCTGCTGTTAAGATACCTGTCGAAGCTGCTTCAACTGAAACGCCAGAGAAAGCAGTTCCTAGTGAAGCACCAGAGCAAGAACTTCCTGGAGTGTCCGAGAAGGTGCCGGAAGAAGGTACCGAGGTACCCGTGAAAGCCACCGAAGTTCCTGAAGAGATCGCTCCTAGCACAGAGGCTCCAGAGAAAGAACTTCC containing:
- the LOC117605394 gene encoding uncharacterized protein LOC117605394 isoform X1, yielding MSALSTGLCRPGIIFCLAVLLTSQSNSAPVYDEYTTQVAEYDGATAGCYYNYQHYNEGDRIITNEPCLNCTCHNRMLMCYLRVCPFTKAIGQDCTVEKRPDQCCPVITCPEVPVQLLTSTTNAPAMPGSTALGFHDNYGCNVNERFFADGAQLPVDPQNPCELCYCIRNRTTCVMQECTLRVAGCRPVYQPGVCCPVKYNCEYDEELSTTVEPTPGLIMTTTMAPGATPQCYHEGKIYEDGDLIYSTQPCQHCYCFRGDIACAVQDCGTPMKTHGKNCTAVPPPEGECCPTTYECEDDGHGGVVMLPKEEEVSTEEHILETTASTVMEAEKEAAEPETTEESFPGSDNVIPEDHKAASSTQEPAEASSAATEEPKKEELPTEESATPESTTAQQEVSKEYTTESVVSPTEPAVKLTEPSQEAETEATEAPAVEEKGEEVTKIAEEEATRAATEPSIAPEVPESSSPKSEVQPEEATTMKEEKEPKPITEEAMPEEGQTEVTPEKEEQPELPSTEKPEEETKVTEEGVPSLEHEPSATEATLTKEEQPTERAEKSTEAPELPSEEKETSPVAEAEVTTAKGLVEEQTTEAAKEAETPSLVSEPEQKVTTVASVEEETEKAATPEEVSSEKPAQEIPSTEQAPVEEKGKEKPLEVSPEEQQPTEAGVLPEEQGTTEAAVERKPEMPEHKAPEEMPALAPKKEDSLIPEEELMPAMTEKPPVEEEELPEIPEQGPPGIPVTERVHESKAEDQEAVTEVHVTQGYVDMKPPEFHVPGSLVTEAPEKAPTTYLPPVAETTAAPKQQETTPSEEEGIDVRIPEEPSATEASVPEEQEKTEGAPAMTEAPQVPGEQKETTEVAPQGTEITPGEEISTSTQQAPQEQTEQTEKPGVPEESTEVSSSEVPPSKEIAEELPTKGLTIQESGETSSEEVSDFSEEVTPTKGKPAEEEPEKHASEAPAPEHPTEQPAVEEQTVETEKAVTEGAVPSTEIPRVEEASTEVSEVPEEKPVTEKEPVSEEEKEITAGPEEKPATEAAEEQVTEKPSVEETPVTAKVPEAEEASTAQVPVAEEGEVSEKPVVEEVPKEATTPEAETSAAPEEPTEGERPTERTTVEVYPTVTVEEEQKTEKPESTERPAVEQTEGPVTKESSTEAAPEEQKTEEPTGVKEEAPTEGPMAEVPSTEETITKAEKEETEVPVKEHTPTPGPISERKEDEGITEKQPEERPEGMEGVQRPSLEEEKPTEKPMEEEGTSAMPASEEHVTEEPIEEGKPEEKEPSEGPAEEEKETESPVEEQKPAEEGQSTEAPAEEEKPVEEGKSTEAPAEEEKPVEEGKSTEAPAEEEKPVEEGKSTEAPAEEEKPVEEGKSTEAPPEEEKPVEEGKSTEAPAEEEKPVEEGKTTEAPAEEEKPVEEGKSTEAPAEEEKPVEEGKSTEAPAEEEKPVEEGKSTEAPAEEEKPAEEGKSTEAPAEEEKPVEKEKPTEEEPIEKEKPVKEEKPTEAPAIEEKPSGEERPTEGPTEEEKPSEKPMEEGKPTEEPAEEEKPTEGVVEEQKPAEKAMEEGKPTEEEKPIEATVAEEKPKEEKPTEEEKPVEEVTGKPAEEEKPTEEGVPEEEEQTQVPAEGEKPSAEEKPTERPSEEQTPTEGLAEEQKPTEKSVEEEKPSEATPPQEIVPVSVEVPTEGPVTEEKPSEGPVAEEKPTEGAEEKPTEGAEEKPSEGAEAVPTETPSAGEATSTPVPKEQPELPTEVPKEVPEVSTIGAEEGVSPTEEAQTEGGVPQEKSTEAPAIPEEPTTVPKLVPEQPAEEEKVPEEVTEKPELPAEVSSTPTVPSEETTEQEVKLPEVGVSSEAPEVSSAQPEVSETTALPQETRLPEEEQKVSPPEEVATKVTVPTEEATQTPQEKETEAPSVEEKIAEPSTEKPTKEEGQPETTPHAEIPKVTTEQVVEQTTTAEVEQETTSEYPVHVPAAIPGEGNCLVEGQSYSNNSAVPPANACQLRCQCVSSIIQCDLVKCPPPPSHLSNCMPVYAGKDACCPMYSCDSTPTAGLESGNHMIEPEEKEQKTVSPSVSEPTTEPAEGVKEPSTSPAPEAPTPSEETVAPSLTEEPQTTPKSAEPEHVQTTPVGETAKEAEEHTTLSPVSPGQVESSSQIPAEETKEPSEVPSTPEKAEEEQVTKIPSTERPVEAPEEQPSSPAAGEEQTIVTTEAGEKEQTTSEIEKELEASTMKPTSEQPSEGQKPEEEQQQATVSPVVPEEGVTKAAEVPSSSMAPELTSEGQPPSVTEGQKPLEEGSTVESVTQPEEEKEKEPTPIEEEPPVQPEQPTTEGGLSTAGQPSEAETERPSSPAEVETSTPEQKVTEGEEQEVTPVEQETVKPSSAEGEIPTEPTVKEASTLAPVSLSEEVTVPEVTKEEPTGTEGATEETVTETSKEAETTKKPLPEEEQGVITETEQPPVPTVEAEEQTKETPAPEGMVKATTEAAEDHTELPEEPEKLPEIPSSSEAAEAGTEQPSVSIEPEVTPEKEGVTEEQQVTEKVHEEGAQPAVSEEKQPEVTPSAEEQTPEAVSPAEEATPSVVSEGVTEGVPEITTPKAVSESTLPEEQTEPAVEKQTVPVETTEEAVTEGVKEVEPTEPEQPVRPEEQPTTEKVPSAPVEGEVPATTTSPKLQVPEHATEKEEEVTEALDVRTGTEPSTEQETAAPVVVETPEEPKPEEGTQKPSVEEGTSVEPTKMPLSEAEEHLSSTASPTVLGSTPVPDFVFPEDGIEEHKPVTEGVPEEKATTVPSEMSPIPEEQPSVTEKEPEEPVPEVTQQTEAPSMEEETGKPPAEEEKGEPEAQTTPAVETEKTTEPAVKIPVEAASTETPEKAVPSEAPEQELPGVSEKVPEEGTEVPVKATEVPEEIAPSTEAPEKELPEVSEKLPEVTSEAPEQGYSTEAPERITPAEEVPEKEIPTVAPEKAVTTEAPEKEIPTVAPEKAVTTEAPEKEIPSETPEEIVPTEAPEKVLPEEEGTEVPVKTLPEEAQSTEEAEKEKPMEEPEKIPEEEKPTEAEQQTAQPVEEKTPQTTEGVLIKEQTPSATESPQVEEKSTVLPITEEQPVPSPSTPAPELEATSPREEQAVTVESTEAPVVPEEQEVSTKEPEPSQPSEEPQPAVPPEVQPTEAPIESSTEQEVEKQPETERTPEAEQTVQPSTELPEEKSTVEPTIPEEPKEEGISMKPGEGPQPTEPSVEEHVTKAHPLPTEPSLVEPTDEGQEPEVEGHPGHGATSPETVPTTEKEELPEGQLTIGDEEHVQPVNQTEVAETPEHPSESTSTSAPQVPEYPEQPVPGEETPPFPGQEEEYPDEDDQAIYGPGTCRYGGKVYVSAQQIPRDDPCDFCFCFRSDIICLQQSCPPPISGCHEEPISGFCCPRYECPVSMATSMNVTTTTTTTTTTLPPHFHAHAYKGAAKRSGCQIRGQAYRVGEVIRSASGPCLQCTCGGDGNMKCDPRVCSPEPMLRQMIAAATARRRR